The stretch of DNA TGCGGGTCGATGCCCAGGCTCGCGAGCCGGGCCGCGTGCAGGTCGTGGTCCAGCGCACCGACGCGGCCGACGAACGTGACGGCGTCGCCGAGGCTGGCGAGCCAGCTCGCAAGGTTGGCCGCGCTGCCGCCCGGGCGGCGGACGATCTGCGCGCGGGTGTCGGTGTCCGGGGCCACCGGGCCGAGCGGGCGCACCAGCACGTCGTTGATCACGTCGCCGACGACGACCACGCGTGGTCGGGCCACGGTGCTCAGCCCTGCCGGCGCGCGGCCCAGGCCGTCGCGATCTGCCCGCCGAGCCGGATGTTGTTCACCACGATGTCGAGGTTCACCTCGAGGCTCGCACCGTGCGTGTGCGCCTGGAAGTAGTCCAGCAGGAAGGGTGTCACGGCCTTGCCGGTGATGCCGCGGCTGTCCACCAGCGCGAGCGCCTCCTCCAGCACCGAGTCGTGCACCGCCGGGTCCAGCTGCTGGTCCGCCGGGATCGGGTTGGCGACCAGCACGGCCTGGCTCTGGCCCAGCGCGTCGCGGGCGGCCATCACGCCGGCGATCTCCTCAGCCGAGTCGACCTTCCAGTCGATCTCGAAGCCGGAGTCCGACAGGTAGAAGCCGGGGTACCGGGTGGTTCGGTAGCCGAGCAGGGTCACGCCGAGGCTGTCCAGCCGCTCGAGGGTCGCGTGGATGTCGAGGATCGACTTGGCACCGGCCGAGACCACGGTGATCGGCACACGGGACAGCATCGTCAGGTCGGCCGACTCGTCGAAGGACTGCGCGGCGCCCCGGTGCACGCCGCCCAGGCCGCCGGTGGAGAACACCCGGATGCCGGCCAGGTTGGCCAGCACGGCGGTCGCCGCCACCGTCGTCCCGCCGGTCACTCCCTTGACCATCGCCACCGACAGGTCCCGGCTCGACACCTTCTCCACGGTCTCGTCCTCGGCGATGCGGTGCAGCGCCGCGTCGTCCAGCCCGACGTGCGGCACGCCGTCGACCAGGGCGATCGTCGCCGGCGTGACGCCCGCCTCGGTCAGCGTCGCCTCGAAGCTGCGGGCCGCCTCGAAGTTGCGCGGACGCGGCAGGCCGTGGCTGATGATCGTCGACTCGAGCGCGACGACGGGACGTCCGTCGGCCAGCGCCGCGGCGACGGCGTCGGACAGGACCACGGGGCTGCTGCTCACTTCTGGACTCCTTGCCGGGACGTG from Cellulomonas sp. NTE-D12 encodes:
- a CDS encoding pseudouridine-5'-phosphate glycosidase; protein product: MSSSPVVLSDAVAAALADGRPVVALESTIISHGLPRPRNFEAARSFEATLTEAGVTPATIALVDGVPHVGLDDAALHRIAEDETVEKVSSRDLSVAMVKGVTGGTTVAATAVLANLAGIRVFSTGGLGGVHRGAAQSFDESADLTMLSRVPITVVSAGAKSILDIHATLERLDSLGVTLLGYRTTRYPGFYLSDSGFEIDWKVDSAEEIAGVMAARDALGQSQAVLVANPIPADQQLDPAVHDSVLEEALALVDSRGITGKAVTPFLLDYFQAHTHGASLEVNLDIVVNNIRLGGQIATAWAARRQG